In Malassezia vespertilionis chromosome 8, complete sequence, a genomic segment contains:
- a CDS encoding uncharacterized protein (TransMembrane:2 (i12-38o867-886i); COG:S; EggNog:ENOG503PKMJ), with the protein MLHDDMLANAALVLLLVLLLRSGISTVLILIALVSLLLCNPHVRTFLELAAPGHLASDKSTERDAKRVDALRAYLVDLADQKPKDMPQLQGLMDLDGVPGVVRTELEKTFGLFRRDYLQYWYDPISFGDPAFPDDAIHSLVHLVAQICMRFAQYQRMHIASELSLTALGVLVAALRSRRENAAGAADVHADVHACGAGLWESSEARIASLRSSISSLLLQNLPKEDSRSPALVVMLTDILAKQLWSVLQTQSDPDMVNQYIVKYGASSGDSAIAAVLVGGAPPSAAHAAEQSVSLLDAACASDDTPVLHMSTLDASGAVTTPANATATQQTAAALHDASGADREASTELSTPALCDEGRGEGREEPHISTDDAPSATTEANASSASLALPLDAPAPSYAVRKPRTKDVEEILKARNPHIMDPFEAYMQRLDASDQHRNAEGIALLQLYTNLNALHDTVELGKSTPQLFESDARSVLEAAYEALPVRAVPPPLPDAQVRTAIHEALQMRLGTPNALRPVGAAVVARLQQLWDMYQSSTRRKSIPPDTQHLGLAYEPRRPASQNSARHPSPRPEAPTQDTIPVTISVMDVSPDAGAETVDVRTLQLLISIESAEDAATGSGGYALLRTWPQLEQLQKELERMYAQRPADTVLVERPPSLPSLRRKSSAQACAAIQAYLAALLSPERGQLAWFSTTQAVQRFIDKTRADDASVPTKRTPTLMTSLGGMSRSFASGVVGAAGTARKGFEQISAAAPAQRALFGAKEPELPKPALPARKPMSALPLPRRPESPETNPMRPASPNKLSMAEPELALDACSLSSHDIDALLTAVFAAAHEAFNLQGSWTFRRGLLRVLEQVVRTTYSTSVMGTLVYFAAMLTPSALAAWVAYLRDAIWPNGVYSQEETPPRTAEQRRVTAVEARNVVLSYTPTQAAYALGIGGKQTCMDAMATVHDVLTDPAVSLDLHLTLLLRVLDLGKGVASGNRV; encoded by the coding sequence ATGCTTCACGACGACATGTTGGCAAACGCGGCTCTTGTGCTGCTCCTGGTACTACTCCTGCGTTCCGGGATTAGTACCGTGTTGATTCTTATCGCACTGGTCTCActgctgctgtgcaatCCCCATGTGCGCACGTTTTtggagcttgccgcgcctggTCACCTTGCCTCGGACAAGAGCACAGAGCGTGATGCAAAGCGTGTagatgcactgcgcgcgtaTCTTGTGGATCTTGCGGATCAGAAGCCGAAGGATatgccgcagctgcaggGATTGATGGATCTCGATGGCGTGCCTGGCGTGGTGCGCACCGAGCTTGAGAAGACGTTTGGGCTGTTTAGGCGAGACTATCTGCAGTACTGGTACGACCCGATTTCGTTTGGCGACCCTGCATTTCCTGATGATGCAATACATAGCCTTGTTCACCTGGTCGCGCAGATCTGTATGCGATTTGCGCAGTACCAGCGCATGCATATTGCGTCGGAGCTGTCGTTgaccgcgcttggcgtccttgtcgcagcgctgcgaaGCCGGCGCGAGAATGCTGCCGGTGCTGCGGATGTGCACGCAGATGTGCATGCATGCGGTGCTGGCCTGTGGGAGAGTAGtgaggcgcgcatcgcgagTTTGCGCTCGTCGATCTCGTCCTTGCTCCTTCAGAACCTGCCCAAAGAGGACAGTCGGTCGCCCGCGCTGGTGGTGATGCTCACCGACATccttgccaagcagctgTGGAGTGTGCTACAGACACAGAGCGACCCTGATATGGTGAACCAGTACATTGTCAAGTACGGAGCGTCGTCGGGCGACTCGGCGATTGCCGCTGTGCTTGTCGGCGGAGCGCcgccaagtgcggcgcacgctgcggaGCAGAGCGTGTCGCTGCTAGACGCCGCATGCGCTAGCGACGATACGCCTGTGCTGCACATGTCTACGTTGGACGCTTCGGGTGCTGTGACGACGCCTGCGAATGCTACTGCGACGCAGCAAACGGCTGCTGCTTTGCACGATGCCTCAGGGGCGGATAGGGAGGCCAGTACAGAGCTGAGTACGCCTGCGCTCTGTGACGAGGGCCGTGGCGAGGGCCGTGAGGAGCCACACATTTCTACAGACGATGCGCCAAGTGCGACGACCGAGGCCAACGCGTCCTCTGCATCATTGGCACTGCCCCTCGACGCGCCCGCACCCAGCTACGCAGTCCGCAAGCCCCGCACAAAAGACGTGGAAGAGATTCTCAAAGCACGCAATCCGCACATTATGGATCCCTTTGAGGCgtacatgcagcgcctcgatgcTTCCGACCAGCACCGCAATGCAGAAGGCATCGCACTGCTCCAGCTGTACACGAACTTGAATGCACTGCACGACACTGTTGAGCTCGGCAAATCAACGCCACAGCTCTTTgagagcgacgcgcggtCTGTACTAGAGGCCGCGTACGAAGCATtgcccgtgcgcgccgttcCTCCGCCCCTTCCCGACGCACAGGTGCGCACTGCGATccacgaggcgctgcaaatgcgTCTTGGCACGCCcaacgcgctgcgccccgTCGGCGCGGCAGTCGTGGCGCGGCTACAGCAGCTCTGGGACATGTACCAGTCTAGTACCCGGCGCAAATCGATACCCCCCGACACCCAGCACCTTGGCCTTGCATACGAGCCGCGGCGTCCCGCTTCGCAAAACAGCGCTCGACAtccatcgccgcgccccGAAGCACCAACACAAGATACGATCCCTGTCACCATCTCTGTGATGGACGTCTCTCCCGACGCAGGGGCGGAAACGGTAGACGTGCGCACTTTGCAGCTTCTCATCTCAATCGAGAGCGCAGAAGACGCCGCGACAGGGTCCGGGGGGTATGCACTCCTGCGCACTTGGCCGCAGTTGGAGCAGTTGCAAAAAGAACTGGAGCGCATGTATGCCCAGCGCCCCGCCGACACTGTGCTGGTCGAGCGGCCACCGAGCCTGCCGAGTTTACGCCGCAAGTCGAGTGCCCAGGCGTGTGCAGCGATCCAGGCGTaccttgcagcgctactGTCGCCTGAGCGCGGCCAGCTGGCATGGTTCAGCACAACGCaggccgtgcagcgcttcatagacaagacgcgcgccgacgacgcCAGCGTGCCGACAAAACGCACGCCAACACTCATGACGAGTCTTGGGGGAATGAGTCGGTCGTTTGCGAGCGGCGTTGTTGGCGCTgccggcacagcgcgcaaaggATTCGAGCAGatcagcgccgcggcgcccgcgcagcgcgctctGTTTGGTGCGAAGGAGCCCGAGCTGCCCAAGCCAGCGCTGCCCGCGCGGAAACCAATGAGCGCgttgccgctgccgcggcgccccGAGAGCCCCGAAACAAACCCGATGCGCCCCGCGTCGCCCAATAAGCTGTCGATGGCAGAGCcagagcttgcgctcgatgcTTGCTCGCTCTCGTCGCACGacatcgatgcgctcctcaCCGCGGTGTTTGCCGCCGCACACGAGGCGTTCAATCTGCAAGGCAGCTGGACCTTTCGCCGCGGCCTCTTGCGCGTGCTTGAGCAAGTCGTGCGCACGACGTACAGCACGAGCGTGATGGGCACGCTTGTCTATTTTGCCGCGATGCTCACACCCAGTGCGCTGGCCGCATGGGTCGCGTACCTCCGCGACGCCATCTGGCCCAACGGCGTGTATAGCCAGGAAGAaacgccgccgcgcaccgccgAGCAAAGACGCGTCACGGCCGTGGAGGCGCGCAACGTTGTGCTCAGCTATACACCGACCCAAGCAGCGTATGCCCTCGGGATTGGCGGCAAGCAGACGTGCATGGACGCGATGGCAACCGTGCACGACGTGCTCACCGATCCAGCTGTTTCCTTGGACCTCCACCTTACTTTGCTCCTGCGCGTGTTGGACTTGGGCAAGGGCGTGGCATCGGGCAATCGGGTGTAG
- the RAD2 gene encoding DNA repair protein rad2 (COG:L; EggNog:ENOG503NU64; BUSCO:EOG09260B3H) encodes MGVQGLWQLLAPAARPVALESLQGKRLAIDSSIWLYHFQMAMRDKEGKTLANAHLLGFLWRILKLLFYGIKPVFVFDGGAPIQKRRTLTNRKARRTQASESHAHAAEKLLAAQMRQAALAHVHGHTQATADGLEDGTVYYDTVGRTNHAQVTGMVTNAAPVDESAAKKRQSWHKDPYQLPALTEGTLASETQQRDLRLATESELRSLMNSIAPEDLDTNSELFRSLPTDLQYELVGDLRAQSRTTNYYRLQDMLSAAPTAIDFSRAQIAGLKTRNELTQTVLSVTDELGNANIQVPLRVAGIRNREYVLVRRPESEGGYALGDAGTSATKAIDIEKEEQRHAPFPHIEDDEDALGMEDVTIPSTCDAALDALVHEEQDPRVRKERAVAMLAARAEQHRRQQWIEAGLDAHEERLYGRSVPVEASAVFLDDQESEGQGVQTHEMESRPVPKTTEPGDVVEEMSDNELEDVRPVRASHGAMAQGKITRASMASDVHDTVSISDAAPHMPSTACAAASPPAVQAAPIKQETWPSAPAPCSDQVAEQNVAPLEQAFTSTPKFSPLSQHAVINTNAGVPAPTETLPSPGSISQAASPEDACKSPPAPTHIKIQRASSPHYDTLHNTPHNTPPMHPADIPQTTPVPWSPTPSPEPVELGPDGFPLADGQDKRVALDNDETHFVRFLSTTSGRDPGELQRQVRAEVEALHKERSRLRRAEADVNLQMVTEIQALLRLFGLPYLTAPMEAEAQCAQLASQSLVDGIITDDSDVFLFGGTPVYRNMFNPHRMVECYMLHDIQRELGLDRTRLIQLAFLLGSDYSEGLPGVGPVMAMEILSLFPGEDSLHAFRDWWKQVQVGVDKTGDDARTKVRKRIIRALRDRVHLSDNWPDPAEKEAYVAPDVDTSDAPFEWGSADLDALRAFLGEYLRWPTTKTDQYVLPVMEQQRKNARMHRIQATLDQSGFVSGQMASHRAGPKTTFGSTRLQQVVRDFRAANQTLDTRAPPKKRRSTPAESDEETYSPRPSKSRRAAQERRASQAANLHAGRTSALDSV; translated from the coding sequence atGGGCGTCCAAGGGCTATGGCAGCTGCTCgcaccagcggcgcggccggTAGCCTTGGAGTCGCTGCAAGGAAAGCGCCTTGCGATCGACTCGTCTATCTGGCTGTACCATTTTCAGATGGCAATGCGCGACAAGGAGGGCAAAACGCTTGCCAATGCACACTTGCTTGGTTTTTTGTGGCGCATTCTGAAACTCTTGTTTTATGGAATCAAGCCGGTGTTTGTTTTTGATGGTGGCGCGCCCATACAGAAACGCAGGACACTTACAAACAgaaaagcgcggcgcacgcaagcgTCCGAGTCgcacgcacacgcagcAGAGAAActgctcgcggcgcaaatgcgccaAGCGGCCCTCGCACATGTCCATGGACACACACAGGCGACCGCAGACGGACTCGAGGACGGCACCGTGTACTACGATACCGTTGGACGCACGAATCACGCTCAAGTCACGGGAATGGTGACCAATGCGGCGCCTGTGGACGAGAGTGCTGCAAAGAAGCGCCAGTCATGGCACAAGGACCCCTACCAACTCCCTGCACTTACAGAAGGAACACTTGCGTCTGAGACACAGCAAAGAGATTTGCGCCTTGCGACAGAGTCTGAATTGCGCTCGCTCATGAACAGCATCGCGCCAGAAGATCTCGATACCAACTCGGAACTCTtccgcagcttgccgacCGACCTGCAGTACGAGCTGGTCGGCGATTTACGCGCACAGTCGCGCACAACCAACTATTATCGTCTGCAGGACATGCTTTCCGCTGCGCCCACTGCCATTGATTTCTCGCGTGCGCAGATTGCGGGGCTCAAGACACGCAACGAACTGACACAGACGGTCTTGAGCGTCACAGACGAGCTCGGGAATGCGAATATTCAGGTGCCTCTGCGTGTTGCAGGGATACGCAACCGCGAGTACGTGCTCGTGCGTCGGCCCGAGAGCGAGGGGGGATATGCACTGGGCGATGCaggcacaagcgccacaAAAGCTATCGATATCGAGAAGGAGGagcagcggcatgcgccTTTTCCACATAtcgaggacgacgaggatgcACTGGGAATGGAGGACGTCACGATCCCTTCGACTTGCGATGCGGCGTTGGATGCTTTGGTACATGAGGAGCAggatccgcgcgtgcgaaaaGAACGCGCAGTTGCcatgcttgctgcgcgtgccgaACAGCATCGCAGACAGCAATGGATCGAGGCGGGGCTCGATGCACACGAGGAGCGCTTGTATGGACGCTCGGTGCCTGTCGAGGCGTCTGCTGTGTTTTTGGACGATCAGGAGAGCGAGGGCCAGGGTGTGCAGACGCACGAGATGGAGAGTAGGCCTGTGCCAAAGACCACAGAGCCCGGAGATGTGGTAGAAGAAATGTCGGATAACGAGCTGGAGGATGTACGGCCTGTACGGGCAAGCCATGGTGCTATGGCGCAAGGGAAAATCACGCGTGCGTCGATGGCCAGCGATGTACATGACACTGTTTCTATTTCTGATGCGGCGCCCCATATGCCGTCCactgcatgcgcagctgcttCGCCGCCAGCAGTACAGGCAGCTCCTATCAAGCAAGAGACATGGCCGtctgcgccagcgccttgcagcgACCAGGTGGCCGAGCAAAACGTTGCGCCGTTGGAGCAGGCTTTCACTTCAACACCCAAATTTTCCCCTCTTTCGCAACATGCCGTGATTAACACAAACGCAGGCGTGCCGGCTCCCACCGAGACTTTGCCAAGCCCAGGGAGCATTTCACAAGCTGCCTCCCCTGAGGACGCATGCAAATCACCCCCGGCACCCACGCATATCAAGATCCAGCGCGCTAGCTCTCCACACTACGACACCCTTCACAATACACCACACAACACACCTCCTATGCACCCCGCCGATATACCCCAAACAACACCGGTTCCATGGTCGCCGACACCCTCGCCCGAGCCCGTGGAGCTTGGCCCCGATGGCTTTCCTCTAGCCGACGGACAAGACAAGCGCGTAGCGCTAGACAATGATGAAACGCACTTTGTCCGTTTCCTCAGCACCACAAGCGGCCGCGATCCCGGCGAGCTCCAgcgccaagtgcgcgccgaggtcgAGGCATTGCATAAAGAAAGAAGcaggctgcgccgcgccgaggccgaTGTGAATTTGCAGATGGTCACCGAGATCCAAGCGCTCTTGCGTCTGTTTGGCCTTCCCTACCTGACCGCGCCGATGGAAGCTgaagcgcaatgcgcgcagctcgcgtcGCAATCGCTGGTCGACGGCATCATTACCGACGATAGTGACGTGTTCCTCTTTGGCGGAACGCCTGTGTACCGCAACATGTTTAACCCACATCGCATGGTAGAGTGCTACATGCTGCACGATATCCAGCGCGAGTTGGGCCTGGACAGGACACGGCTTATTCAGCTCGCCTTTTTGCTCGGCAGTGACTACTCCGAAGGGCTCCCTGGCGTAGGGCCTGTTATGGCGATGGAAATTTTGTCCTTGTTCCCTGGCGAGGACAGCTTGCACGCTTTTCGCGACTGGTGGAAACAAGTCCAGGTCGGCGTTGATAAGACaggcgacgatgcgcggaCCAAGGTCCGGAAACGGATcatccgcgcgctgcgcgatcgCGTGCATCTCTCGGACAACTGGCCTGATCCAGCAGAAAAGGAGGCATACGTAGCGCCCGACGTGGATacgagcgatgcgccttTTGAATGGGGAAGCGCCGATCTGGACGCGCTCCGTGCCTTTCTAGGCGAATACTTGCGTTGGCCCACGACCAAGACGGACCAGTATGTGCTGCCCGTgatggagcagcagcgcaagaatgcgcgcatgcacagaATCCAAGCGACACTCGACCAGTCTGGGTTTGTCTCCGGTCAGATGGCATCGCACCGCGCCGGGCCCAAAACAACCTTTGGCTCCACAAGGCTACAGCAAGTCGTGCGTGATTTCCGCGCGGCGAATCAAACGTTAGACACGCGTGCACCCCCAAAAAAGCGGCGTTCCACGCCAGCAGAGAGCGACGAGGAAACGTACTCGCCGCGCCCCAGCaagtcgcggcgtgccgcgcaagagcggcgcgcatcgcaagcGGCCAACTTGCATGCGGGACGTACATCGGCGCTAGATAGTGTGTAG
- a CDS encoding uncharacterized protein (EggNog:ENOG503P42G; COG:S; TransMembrane:1 (o101-121i)) translates to MLRGVVKNALRAPMRSLTTSAVRCAETEASKYPKGTIIPGSKVDPQLGSYPDMPEQNLQFRPYFSSWWDKQDRHNFNEPVQEQDDILNMWAPDAYKTPGPYALKCFSIAVATIATFSYFLYHNQAELPALRKTFPRGGLAQELGGEHARARIPSDDAGEDDEELDEE, encoded by the exons ATGCTGCGTGGTGTGGTAAAGAATGCGTTGCGTGCGCCCATGCGCAGCCTGACGACGTCtgccgtgcgctgtgcCGAGACGGAGGCATCCAAGTACCCCAAAGGCACGATCATCCCTGGCTCCAAGGTCGATCCGCAGCTGGGCAGCTACCCCGACATGCCCGAGCAGAACCTGCAGTTTCGCCCCTACTTTAGCAGCTGGTGGGACAAACAGGACCGGCACAACTTTAATGAGCCTGTCCAAGAGCAGGACGATATTTTGAACATGTGGGCGCCGGATGCGTACAAAACGCCCGGCCCGTACGCTTTGAAATGCTTTTCGATTGCCGTCGCAACCATTGCGACCTTCTCCTACTTCCTCTATCACAACCAGGCCGAGCTGCctgcattgcgcaag ACATTTCCCCGCGGAGGGCTTGCGCAGGAGCTGGGCGGCGAGCACGCTAGA GCCCGTATTCCCTCGGACGATGCCGGTGAGGACGATgaggagctcgacgaggaATAG
- the PPH1 gene encoding protein-serine/threonine phosphatase (COG:T; EggNog:ENOG503NU6N): MSVDIQEQDQWISYLSECKQLNESDIKRLCEKARDVLLEESNVQPVHCPVTVCGDIHGQFHDLAELFRIGGNSPDTNYLFMGDYVDRGYYSVETVTLLVALKVRHPDRVTILRGNHESRQITQVYGFYDECLRKYGNANVWKYFTDLFDYLPLTALIDDQIFCLHGGLSPSIDTLDQIRSIDRVQEVPHEGPMCDLLWSDPDDRCGWGISPRGAGYTFGQDISEAFNHNNGLTLVARAHQLVMDGFNWSQERNVVTIFSAPNYCYRCGNQAAIMEIDENLKYTFLQFDPAPRTGEPLVSRRVPDYFL; encoded by the exons ATGTCTGTCGATATCCAAGAACAGGATCAGTGGATCAGCTACCTCAGCGAGTGCAAGCAACTGAACGAGAGCGATATCAAGCGACTGTGCGAAAAG GCTCGTGATGTGTTGTTGGAAGAATCCAATGTACAGCCTGTGCATTGCCCTGTGACGGTCTGTGGCGATATCCACGGACAGTTCCACGACCTTGCGGAGCTTTTCCGCATCGGTGGTAACTCGCCAGATACAAATTACCTGTTTATGGGCGACTATGTCGACCGCGGGTACTATTCCGTCGAGACAGTCACGTTGCTAGTCGCGCTCAAAGTGCGCCACCCCGACCGTGTGACTATTTTGCGTGGGAACCACGAGTCGCGCCAGATTACGCAGGTGTATGGCTTTTACGACGAGTGCCTGCGCAAGTACGGGAATGCGAACGTGTGGAAGTACTTTACCGACTTGTTCGACTACTTGCCGCTGACCGCGCTGATTGACGACCAAATCTTTTGTCTGCATGGCGGTCTTTCCCCTTCGATCGATACCCTCGATCAGATCCGCTCGATCGACCGTGTCCAAGAAGTCCCCCACGAAGGGCCCATGTGCGACCTGCTCTGGTCCGACCCTGACGACCGCTGCGGCTGGGGCATATCcccgcgcggcgctggctaCACGTTTGGCCAGGATATTAGCGAGGCGTTCAACCACAACAATGGCCTCACGCTTGTGGCTAGGGCCCATCAGCTTGTTATGGACGGGTTCAACTGGTCGCAGGAGAGGAACGTGGTCACCATCTTCTCTGCACCGAACTACTGCTACCGGTGTGGTAACCAAGCTGCGATTATGGAGATTGACGAAAACCTCAAGTATACATTCCTCCAGTTTGACCCTGCTCCGCGCACGGGCGAGCCCCTTGTTTCCCGCCGTGTCCCCGAC TACTTTTTGTAA
- a CDS encoding uncharacterized protein (TransMembrane:1 (o6-24i)): MATISDWIGVIVIGALIYAIVTGVRHSNEAKEAVRQKKEELKAAGIDISTEGISLRSNRTAMDRDSYIQKTQEQLKQGGAYLYEHSNSMSFGKKAEDGAA; the protein is encoded by the exons ATGGCGACCATCTCCGACTGGATTGGCGTAATTGTGATCGGCGCGCTTATTTATGCGATTGTCACGGGTGTGCGCCACTCAAACGAGGCAAAGGAAGCCGTAAGGCAGAAGAAGGAAGAGCTCAAG GCGGCGGGCATTGATATTTCTACCGAGGGCATCTCTCTTCGCTCCAACCGGACTGCGATGGACCGCGACTCGTACATCCAAAAGACGCAGGAACAGCTCAAGCAGGGCGGCGCGTACCTCTATGAGCACTCCAATTCCATGTCGTTTGGCAAGAAGGCCGAAGACGGTGCGGCGTAg
- the MCM2 gene encoding DNA helicase (COG:L; EggNog:ENOG503NVM8), protein MSSDQDAGHRKRRRSTSRGPLDPSSPWGTTFGASDGGDSAPERASSIPPSSLPTSSPPGAMSDFTGDDEQSVVDDAVADLDEGADDDEGEDLFGDSMEADYTENPELDQYENVLINDEDVGAIDTEARQLAELRMARRDRAEGKGRISRRAPDFLQSDDASDDGILPRRRRRHYDEAVDDEAMADAIPLEQLGDVKADSIASWVATENVRRTIVREFRNFLVTYIDDQGVSVYGQRIKTLGELNLESLEISFLQLVDAKAILAYFLANSPASILPIFDEVAFDVVLLYYPSYDRIHPEIHVRVADLPTSYSLRDLRQSNLNSLVRVSGVVTRRSGVFPQLKYVKFDCLNCGEVLGPFYQDATQEVKISYCSNCGRRGPFRVNSEQTVYRNYQKMTLQESPGTVPAGRLPRHREVVLLWDLVDAVKPGEEIEVTGIYRNNFDAALNTKNGFPVFATILEANHIAKRDDAFAAFRLTEDDEAAIRALARDDRIGKRIVKSIAPSIYGHPTIKTSLALSLFGGVGKDVGGKHRIRGDINVLLLGDPGTAKSQFLKYVEKTASRAVFTTGQGASAVGLTASVRRDPVTREWTLEGGALVLADKGVCLIDEFDKMNDADRTSIHEAMEQQSISISKAGIVTTLQARCAIAAAANPIRGRYNPTLPFSQNVELSEPILSRFDVLCVVKDIVDPVQDEMLARFVVSSHLRAHPLFDPEVDEARAATTWDADIIPQDMLRKYITYARDRIHPRLDSLDEDRLTRLYVDLRRESMNTGSYPITVRHLESMIRMAEASAKMHLRDYVRTDDIDVAIRTMVESFVNAQKMSVKRALERGFRKYIHKARDRDELLAFLLGGIVKDRMRFNQYGSRRRADTPTTITVPLPEFEKRARELDIFDVRPFLLSRVFKSNGYIWAEAEETITKRFGVSD, encoded by the exons ATG TCTTCCGATCAAGATGCGGGTCACCGCAAGCGGCGTCGCTCAACCTCTCGCGGCCCACTGGACCCATCGTCTCCGTGGGGCACAACGTTTGGCGCGAGCGATGGTGGAgacagcgcgccggaacGAGCTTCCTCAATTCCTCCCAGCTCGCTTCCGACGTCGAGTCCTCCGGGCGCTATGTCCGACTTTACCGGCGATGATGAGCAGAGTGTTGTTGATGATGCTGTTGCAGATCTTGACGAGGGCGCGGACGATGACGAAGGCGAAGACTTATTCGGCGATTCCATGGAAGC TGACTATACCGAGAACCCTGAGTTAGACCAGTACGAGAATGTGCTAATCAACGACGAGGATGTTGGCGCGATAGATACGGAAGCGCggcagctcgccgagctccgcatggcgcgccgcgacagGGCCGAAGGCAAAGGGCGCATatcgcgacgtgcgccCGACTTTTTGCAGAGCGACGACGCCAGTGACGACGGGATTCTTCCACGccggcggcgtcggcacTATGACGAGGCAGTCGATGATGAAGCTATGGCTGATGCAATTCCtctcgagcagcttggcgatgTCAAGGCCGACAGCATTGCGAGTTGGGTCGCTACGGAGAATGTACGCCGCACGATTGTGCGCGAGTTTCGCAATTTTTTGGTGACCTACATCGACGACCAGGGTGTGAGTGTGTACGGCCAGCGGATCAAAACGCTCGGTGAGCTGAACCTGGAGTCGCTCGAGATTTCGTTCCTCCAGCTGGTCGACGCAAAAGCGATTCTAGCCTACTTTCTCGCCAACTCTCCTGCGAGTATTTTGCCCATTTTTGACGAGGTCGCGTTCGACGTCGTGCTGCTCTACTACCCCAGTTACGACCGAATCCACCCCGAGATCCACGTGCGTGTTGCTGATCTGCCCACTTCGTATTCACTGCGCGATCTCCGGCAGAGCAATCTAAACTCGCTTGTGCGTGTGAGCGGTGTAGtgacgcggcgctcgggCGTCTTTCCCCAGCTCAAGTACGTCAAGTTTGACTGCCTCAACTGCGGCGAAGTGCTTGGCCCCTTTTACCAGGACGCGACCCAGGAGGTGAAGATCAGCTACTGTAGTAATTGCGGCCGGCGCGGGCCTTTTCGAGTGAACTCGGAGCAGACTGTGTACCGCAACTACCAGAAAATGACGCTGCAAGAGTCGCCAGGGACTGTGCCGGCGGGCCGTCTCCCTAGGCACCGCGAAGTTGTCCTGCTCTGGGATCTGGTCGATGCAGTCAAGCCCGGCGAGGAAATTGAGGTCACTGGCATTTACCGCAACAATTtcgacgcagcgctgaaTACCAAGAATGGCTTTCCCGTCTTTGCGACGATCTTGGAAGCGAATCATATTGCAAAACGCGACGATGCTTTTGCCGCATTCCGCCTCACCGAAGACGACGAAGCAGCCATCCGCGCACTCGCACGCGACGACCGCATCGGAAAACGCATCGTAAAAAGCATTGCGCCGAGCATTTACGGCCATCCCACAATCAAGACGTCGCTTGCATTAAGCTTGTTTGGCGGTGTAGGCAAAGACGTGGGCGGAAAGCACAGGATCCGTGGCGATATCAAcgtcctcctcctcggTGATCCCGGCACGGCCAAATCGCAGTTTTTGAAATACGTAGAAAAAACGGCGAGCCGGGCGGTGTTCACTACGGGCCAAGGCGCATCTGCCGTGGGTCTTACGGCaagtgtgcgccgcgatccTGTTACTAGGGAATGGACGCTGGAAGGCGGTGCGTTGGTCCTAGCGGACAAAGGCGTGTGCCTCATTGACGAGTTTGACAAGATGAACGACGCGGACCGCACTTCTATCCACGAGGCGATGGAGCAGCAAAGCATCTCGATCAGCAAGGCAGGAATTGTCACGACACTGCaggcgcgatgcgcgattgccgctgctgcgaaTCCCATCCGCGGGCGGTACAATCCCACGCTGCCGTTCAGCCAAAATGTGGAGCTCTCGGAGCCCATCTTGAGTCGATTTGATGTCCTGTGTGTTGTGAAAGACATTGTCGACCCCGTGCAGGACGAAATGCTCGCGCGGTTCGTTGTCAGCtcgcatttgcgcgcgcatcccCTATTTGATCCTGAGGttgacgaggcgcgcgcagcaacgACGTGGGACGCAGACATTATTCCGCAGGATATGTTGCGCAAGTACATTACTTATGCGCGGGATCGCATTCATCCACGGCTTGATTCTCTGGACGAGGATCGACTCACACGTTTGTACGTGGATTTACGGCGCGAGAGCATGAATACGGGTTCGTATCCTATCACTGTGCGTCATCTTGAGAGCATGATTCGTATGGCGGAAGCAAGTGCAAAGATGCATTTGCGTGACTACGTCCGTACGGACGATATCGATGTGGCAATCCGCACCATGGTCGAGAGCTTTGTGAACGCGCAGAAAATGAGCGTGAAGCGTGCACTGGAGCGTGGATTCCGCAAGTATATtcacaaagcgcgcgatcgcgacgagctgcttgcgttCCTGCTCGGCGGGATCGTCAAGGACCGCATGCGGTTCAACCAGTACGGCAGCAGACGGCGTGCAGACACGCCCACGACCATCACTGTGCCGCTGCCCGAGTTtgagaagcgcgcgcgggaGCTCGACATTTTCGATGTGCGCCCGTTTTTGCTGAGCCGTGTATTCAAGTCGAATGGGTACATCTGggccgaggccgaggagACGATCACGAAACGATTCGGAGTGTCCGACTAG